DNA from Carassius auratus strain Wakin unplaced genomic scaffold, ASM336829v1 scaf_tig00047001, whole genome shotgun sequence:
CACTGGCGAGTATATTAATGCGGAAGTATGTGCTCCTGTTTTCCCTGGATGGAAGCACTGTACAGTCCTTAAGTATCCTGTTGATGCCGTCCCTTTTCTTCCACTCAATAGTGATATGAGGTAATAAAAATCATCTATACACTGATATTTAAATCTAATTATTCCTAGGACAGTATTTTTCATCCACACTGCATCTGTGTTTAGATTTAGTGTTACACTCTACCCATCGGTAGAGGTCACCGAGTATACTGCCACCATCAGCTACACCCATGAAGATGATTCAGACAAAGTCACTTTGAGAATAAAGGCTGAAGGTACAAGACAGACTACTAATTATTTGCTTGAACaccatgaaaaagaaaatctgccTTTAAGATAACTGTCATTTGATTACTATCAGGAACACCCTTTGAGGCCACAAATACAGTAATGTTAAAAAGAAAGCAACACACTGTTTCATCAGAGTTGCTCATTGCCCCTCTTCAGCTTTATTCTAAAGTTTCTGCAAAACTAAAGCACGATGAGAAGTTGACATTGGAACTTAAGAGTGACCTAAAACTCCCTGAGACGACTTCTGTTCAAACACTCATCCTGAAATTGGGTATGTGTCCAAAATTATTTCTGTCATATGATTAATAGAAAATTTTGGCtaattatttaatacacgatTTTGAACAAATCAGATATTGACAAATCAAATGATCAAATATCTCTTTAATCTCAGAGAACGAGAAGATTGAGGCTGAATTAAAGTCTCATGTCAATTCTGAGATTCAAAGAATCATTCCCAACATCAACGCTACTGAAACCATCGTCGATAGCTTTATTGATGGCCAGATTGCCCAGAGTGAAAAACAATTCCGTGATATCCTGGCAAAGTCAGCTGCGGTAAGTTAATGAACTCCATTTTTTTCATCACCTTTTGACAaaggaaatgtttttaattaaataaactgaCATTGTTGATATTCCAATTGTGCAGTATTTGGGCGTTCCTGCTTTGCCTGTTTTCGCTATTCCTGAAAGACTGTTCCTGAATGTGTGAGTTAACGTCTCTAATATGGTGAACCTTCTGCACGCAATACGAAACGGTTAAACTGTAGttaaaatgtacattacatgTTTTTAAACAGAGAGATTTCTGCTCATTATCTCTTTGGCCATCCTTACTATACCATCACTCTTCCCTTGCCCTTGGGTGGAAAATCCACTAGAGATCTAAACTTTCCGACATCTATCTCCACCCCAAATCTGATTATACCTCATCTTGATCTGGAAATTGAAGCTACTAGCATTATTCTTCCAGAGGTCTCCATTCCTATGAGTGTGTTGCTGTCTGTGCCGACTCTTAACATGACAGAAATGTCCGGAAAACTAAGCAGCAACTTCTACAACTTAGAAACAGCCTTGTCTGTTGCCAGAGATCCTTCTGCAGACCTACGTTATTCTGCTAAGTTTGAAGTTACAGGAACAAGTCCTGTTGACCTCCTATCCATAAAggttgaaggtaaaaaaaaaagtattgtatgcACTTGATTTGAATGATTGCATTTTGattgattcattttcatttattgcaCAGGATCTGCTCTTGTTGAGCCCACATCTGCCAATTCTCTAATGAAAAACGTAAAAACAGTGGTTCGCCACAAGATTTTTGAAGCCACCATCACAGCTGAGGAGAAAGTAAAACTTGCTGAAAAACTCAGTGTGAAATCCAAAAGCAAGCTTGACGTAATTAGCCATTTTGGAGTACAGATTTCAGTTGAGCATAGTGGAGCTTTTGAAGTTGATAATGAGGAGATCTCTGGAGATGGAAACCTGGAAGGATCCTTCGAAGCTGGTTCAGTCAATGGTTCTGGAGTCCTTACCCAGTCAGTCTCTCTACTCCCATCCAGACAAGAAGCAAAGATTGATTCTTCATTGAAAGTAGACTCAACTCTTCTTCAAGCTCGAAACTCCTTTGCTTTAGCTTTTGCTAATGGAGGACTGATAATTCAATCCAACACTACAGCATCTGATGACCATCTAACAAACACTGCTAATATCACCTTCAAGGAATTTCAGCTTGCTCTAAATTCTCATACAAAAACACAAGCTTTTGGCCTGAAGATCCAAAACATGGTTGAGACCAGAGCTGGTGCTGAAGCAGTCAGTGCTAAGATTGAGACCTCTACTGACATCTCTGAAGAACGTATCCATTCCCTGATTGCAGGAGTATTTGATATCAATGGTCTAGCGATTCACAGTGATGCCTCTGCTAAACTTATGGGACACGCGGCTGCACACAAAGCCAATCTGAACCTCAATATGGACGGCCTGACCACCAGTGGCACAACCTCACTCCAAAGCGCATTTACTATGGAGGAGCTCAAACAGACCTTTGAGATCAACTATAAAGATCTAAATGTCACTGCTAGGTGCAAAACAATTGGAAATATCATGGGAACACGCATTATCCAAAACACTGACATAGAGATGGCTGGACTTTCCGGCAGGATCAAGAATCATCTACGTTTCGACTCCATGGTGTTACGTGTGGAAACCAATACTTACGGTACAACTATTCCATTCAGTTTTAAATTTGATGGCTATGCTAATGGTGATAATGACATATACTTGTATGGACATGTTAATTGTGACTTTAATGCAAAAGTCCTCCTGGAAGTAGAACCACAATCATTTGCTCATATTCATGAATTCACAATCTCAACGCTCCTTGACATAGACAGTGTCAACATCAAATCACGTTTTGAGAGCATGTCTGACACTCTGCTGATCCCATCTGAACAAAAGACTAAAGTGACGGTTAAGGCTGGAGTGAACAACCATGCCATCAATCAGCAAATCAACGGTTACAATACACCAGCACGTTTTGGCCTGGAAGGGTCTGGAACTGTGCAAACCAATGTGTTAAACACCGCCAATACTGCTTACCAGGACTTCAGAGTCTCTGGCTCGCTAAAGTATGACAAAAGCAATGACAGACATTTAATTAGCTTGCCTTTCATTGATGGTTTGCTTCTAGTTCCTGACAACATCAGAATAACACTTGCAAGCATGGGAGAAACCCTGAGGAATTACATCAACAGAGAAGGGATTGCTTCCAAAATTGAAATCTTATCCCAGCATGTTAGTGACTTTGTGTCTAATTCAAACTTTGAGAGCAGAGCTGTGCAGCTGAAACATACCTTGATAACTCTATTCCAGGACTTTGCATTAAAGCTGGAAAATCTGGTGGACTCTCGGATTGATGCACTTGTGAAGCTAGTGAGAGATTTAGGCAACCGTTTCAGTGAGGCATTGGAATTAACTGAAAATGTAGTACCAAAGCACATTAGTTCTTCGATAGTTTCCATCACTGAGAAGGTTAAAATATTTCTTAGCTCGATCACCACCCGAAGTTACACAAAGCTGAATGAGATCTTCCATCCTGCCGTTGCTCTTCAGATTCCTCCAGTTTCAACAGCTCTTCTAATGCCATCTTTTGGAAAGCTATATGGTGAGGTCACATTCAGCAGCCCTGTATACAACGTCAGAACCTCTGCAGCGTTCAAGAACGCCTCAGAGAGACACCCTCTGTTCACAGCTTTTGTTCACTCTAAAGGAACCTCCCAGACACATGACATATTGAATTACAATCTAGATTCCACTGCACAGATATCTATGCTTGAGATGAGTCCTGTTACAGTGTCTGAAACTCTCAAGTTAACACACGTTTATTTGAGTTTAGACCAACAGGCTTTATCAACATTGAATGGCTCTTCTTTTAACAACGCTAGTTCTTCATCTTTCTCTCTTGAAACTTTATACAAACACCAGGTGAAAATCCCCTCACGGTCTTTGTCTGGTGAAGTAACCCTGGTTCAGAACGCTATAGCTTTCCAGGATGGCGCTGAAATCACCCTGACAGTAAAAAATTCAGGATCTAGCAAATTTACTCTTGAAGACTTCTCTGAAGAAGGCACCCTTAAGAGTGACCTGCATTTTAACATGGGCCTTAGCACGGCCAAGCTGACTTTCACAGGCCGCACTGACAGCGCACATTTGCAGATGAAAATGAAGGTGAACGCTGATGCTGTTGCCCTAAGCCACATTGAATTTAATGCTCGTGTTGAATCAGAGTCGCCGTTTATCGAGAACAGTTTGCTGGTTGCTTCTGGAAAGGCTTGCTTCAGTGATTTGAGTATAGAAATCAAAGCAGCCCATGACACTGAGCTTGTTGGACCTGTCAGCGGTGTCCTCTCTAACACTGCTAACATCATGACTCGTCCTTGCACGGTTGATATTCACTTTCAGAACAAGGGTAATGCCAAGATCAAACTCTATGAGTCTTTGTTAACAACTGTTGATCTCCAGAATgactacacttttattttcaaccCTGACCTACAAGAATTTAGCACTGTGGCAGTTGCCTCTTTCGACCATTTCAACTACAGCCATAACTTCACAGCCAACAATAACGAAGCAGAGATGGGTATTTACACTGTTGGGAACAGTGTGGCCAGCTTTGAGTTCTTAAATGCTGCAGAAATGTTTGTGCCAACCATTTTCAAGATTCCAGCTGTCAAAAAGCTGAAACTGAATCATGACCAACCCATTGAGCTAAATGCCGAATTCATCTACCAGAAGAGTGGGTTTGCTTTTTTACTGGGCAACATGGTCTCTAAGGTGTCTTTAAAGTCATCTATTGTCAACATTAGTGCAAATACAGGTATTTATCCAAATGATTGCTTGATGCATGTTAGTGCCACAACTGATTCTGTGTTTCAGGAATTGAATTCGAAGCTTGATGGATCCACTAGCCTGACCACAAAAAGTGGACTGAAACTGGCCTCTTCTTTGTCTATGGAGAATGCTCACATTGAGAGCAATCATAACAGCATTGTGACTCTGGAAGACAACTTGGAGGCTGTGTTATCTGTGGACACTGTTGCTAAGATTCACACAACAGGCTTCACTGTTAATGCCGCGCATCAACTTTCCGCTGACACCAAGGTCCATCCAAAGGCAGAATCAAACTTGACAATCAAGTACACCTTCAATCAGCCAGACTCAGAGGTTGCTGGACACGGAGATGCTAAGAATACCTTGAAGCTGGATGCAACTCTTTCCTATTTCACCTTTGAGTCTGTAAGCCAAATCACCTCCAATTCTACATCTCCTGATGGTGTCACAATGAATGGAACATTGGATAATGAAGCTAACATCTCTGTGAAGGGTGATGGTCTGAAATCCAGTCTGAAGACCACTGGAAATGGATGCATTGGCTTTACATATTCcaagctgtgttttaacattgatgaccagctgaccgTGGAGGGAGAACTTGACCGGATGTATTCTTTGCTAGAAATTAATTCAAACTATACATTAATTGCTGGCGAAGATTATGACCTTGCAATAAATCACACTGCTCATGGTAAAACTGATCTTGTTCCCCTGAGCACCATCATGGCTGCTGTAGACATATTCCTGACTCAGCCAAGTTATACTGATTTCAATGTAAGATATAAAGAcatatttttttcatcagacAGGTTTGCTTTCAAAATAGATTCTTTCTCTCGTTGGTACAATTCAAGTGCAGTGATATCAGTAGAGCATTTTAATGATTTACCTGGTTTACCTAATTTACCTGATTTACCTGATTTGGTTGTGTATGAGTGCTCTTACAATCTCACTTCTCCATCTATGCTTTTAGAGTATCAGGGTGGCTTGCATATAATTCCTGTTTACCACAATTAGTTAttgttaaaaacaagaaaatgtattGAACTACATTGGTCTTTATTTACTGTATGCTTGCTGCCCTTAGACCACATAATCACAGACAAGTAGAGCCAATACATTTAAAAGTCATTCTCAAGCACAATGATGGAAGCATATTAGTCATTATTATGCTGAGGATGAAGATATAAAGCCATGAAATATTGCTTGTCCCAATCAACAGTAAGGAAACAAtcctttactgaagaaaaaaaaacctactacattaaattaaatttttaaaaaatgttttgcttttgtgCTGTTTattgtcaacacacacacacacacacacatacacacacacacacacacacacacacacatagttttaGTCCAATGCGATAACTTTAACTTGCTCTGGAAATCCTTTCCCGCCGTGTCTGAACGACCAGAACACAACGTGATGGTAAATTCGGGTAACATTAACCATAACGATCCAAATAAACGATCCAGATAAGTGTGAACAGATAACCTGCAATATTATGATCGTTTTATAttctataataaaaattattaaacacgTTTTCTTGTTCAAAAACTAAATTTTCCTCACCTAAATGAGAACAGAGCATCAGTATATCACTTCCAACGGTTTTTGCAAcggttatatatttaaatatttatgacgTAATACAAAATCAGTCTATCAAATGAATGCTCTAAAAATGTATCAatgagtatttattattattattattattaatgttgttgttgttgtgataataataataataataaaagctatgacaacaataataatataagcaTATACATATACTGATATCATCAAGTACATTTAACCTTTAACCGCTCAAGAAACGTTTAGCATAAAAGTTGTTATGGAAACAGTGATTTATTGATCTTACTCTCACAACAAACCAATAGgaggcagtatatatatatataagatataagatATAGGAGTTGCCTTTAtgcgtttacatttttataaaacatggtcattgtttataaataatatatgaaatgaaaaatctggaatatgagatCCAAGACACAGttatatacaaagaaaaaaaatccaaaaaagtAACTTAATGAGACGTGCTGAGGAACGTCATTTCGTACGTCACAGTCACGTGGTAACATTTGAAATTAAACCTCGAATCGCACTACAACAGTAGCTGTCATTAACAGTATATTGGAAATATTATTCAAGCAAACTGCGACGAAACAGGAATACTGTATGCCTTTCGGAGGTATAGTCATGACTTTTACAATTTATAAGTGTGAAACAGGCGCCACTATAATGTTTTGACACTTTGAACATGATTAGCTAGTATGTTAGCTATTACGTTAGCTGTTATTGAATAATTAACATAAGTCACTCGCGTTATTTTCTAATGTTTGgagtataaaaacaaacaaccatGTTGTATTCATTCAATATCACAGGTAACATCGCTCAGGATGTCTTTAGAGTTTGAAAAGCTGTCCACCCACAATTGGAGGTAAGGAATGAATGCTAAAGCTAATGAATATCCTGAGGTTTCCACTGTTGTaacttaaatgtatttcaaaGAGTCATCTTACAATAACTCTACATTTGTATAATTCAAACTGATctaaaacaaacatgaagttAAAGAATAAGTGTATCGTAAATCtaactgtttttgtccatgtaTACCAATTTGAGACCCCCTATTTGGacatattacacaaatattacaaatagtaacgttatattgttcatgaataatttttttctataaatgtCACTACTTGTTTTAGAACATtaagagaacatttaaaagtagCATTCCCATAAAGAGAGAGTTcgctcaaaaattaaaattctgtcattagttgacggtagccattgacttccatagtatttttttccacaCTATGGATGATGGCTACCGTCAGCTCTGTGGTTACCAGTATCCTTCAAAATATTATAACCTTTTGtgtccaactgaaaaaaaaaaaaaacggattggAATAActttgaggatgagtaaatgagtaCACAATTAAAATTTGGGAggaactatcactttaaagttTGCATACCCcggaaagaaaatatttttttatataaatttaagcaTTTTCAACTTTTAAAGAACGTTCAGAAATAAAGTTGTCGTAACTAAACTGCGTTTAACGGTCATCAGTATCgtaaatactgtttttcatatttcatatttgtattttattttattttttttaaacatccatTTTTTGTTAGCTGGGATAAAACAAGTACTGACCAAACAGACTCGGCTATTGGCTTGCAATGGCCAAATATCATTCCTGTCACGATAACAACTTTTTGTTGTGCGAtatagtaaggtttcacagaataaaacagaccaaataaagtgtaattaattgtattaatataaaccGTATTCTTCCACTAAACAATGTAGCGCCTAAGAAACAGCTGTGattccaacaaagtggttgccgagcaacacacagaagtaaacaaaggtggtTGTTACTTTGTAGCGttatttacaacagctttgaatgcggctcagccaatcagaatcaaggaccggaactctcCATATTTAGATCATTGAAATTAAGTCTCAAAATATTAGATTAGTAGGTGAAAGtgggatgcaaaaaaaaagtttttatgtaaatataataggCAATATTGCGCCATCGGAAATTGAGGTCATgtacatatatagatatatctgTTTGTGACAGTTTGTGTTGAACTCCCACCTCATGTTTTGTTATCATGACATTTTGGCTTCCACCGAAGCGCTCCAGGCGTCCCGTCCCAGAGGAGCCGGGTTCAGGAGGAGCATGAGTCTCAGCAGGAAGGTCGTGTTCAGATCATGTACTCTAAAGAACAGGTGTATCAGGAAGACGCAGAGTTCAGCTTGGAAGAGCTCCGAGCGCAGCGCTACTACAAGTCTTTGAGCGGTGCGTCCAGATTTacatgagaataaaaaaaatcaaatcttgTTTTCTTGAAAAATGTATCAGAATTATGTGAGTTTATTCtttaaagaagaagaaatgaacagcaacagcaacaaaaataaaataagtttattcaaagGGAAAACTAGATTACTTTTCTGACCCCATAGACAgatattttgtctattttaagtaaaaaaaaagttataatattaacTTCAACTTGCATTTctcaatttcatttaaaatgtaaactgatgtactaaaataaatataactaaataaaaactacacaactacataattacatgtaaaaaacacaacaaaatgagtaaaactaattaaagtatctctctctctctctctctctctctctctctatatatatatatatatatatatatatatatatatatatatatatatataatatttcagaatattaagaaatattaagaAAACTAATAGTATCccaatgatgctaaaataaaaataagtcatttatttatttataattaaatttttatttttcaatttttacaCAGTCATTTTTGTCGTggtttttacctttttattagttatcttttaaaatgtattttacatttttatttcagttttagttgttttagtacatcaagctaaactaaatgaaaatgagtgaTGTTTTGGTAGCTGAAaccaaatgtaaattattaatgttgtttttgtttttatgattgtagatttagttaattataataatcctGGATTAGATTGTGTAGCCATTGTAATGGGTTTTCATGTCAACAGATAAAGCCTCACACCTGAAGAAGCTAAAGCAGGATCTGCAGTGTCAGATTGAGGATAAAAAGAGACTCATTCAGCAGAGAAACATCACCGCAGAGAAACCGCAGGTACTTTACCTGTTATACTCCGTATCTGAAGCTTTGATTCAGAGATTTCTTTGGAGAGACATGAGTGTAATGAGTGTAAATGTAATGACCGGCATCAGGTTTCTGGTCTCAACAGTGTGATTTATATCGGTTTGTGTTGGAGGTTGTTCATGAGGAGGGCAGTTCTTCCTTCCAGAGATCTGCAGGATCCTGTGAATCTGATGATACTGTGGTCAAATCAGCTCCGTTCACCGTATGCAGCGAGCAGGAGGAAGACCGAGCGGTTAGCAGGTCAGTTATTCCTTAGTAAGCACTTTTCTTGGATTagatactttaaaatgttttatttgtctaGCTACATGTGTTTTTCTCTCCTTGTGTCATTCAGCTCGGTGAGGCGAGAGGACGACATGAATCACAGTGAGCTGATGTTTTTCCCTTCATTTACATCTGTACTATGCATTGATTAGccatttatttgattagtgaAAAGAAGAGATGAAGGAGATGTATCCGATATGCCGCCGATATTTTTTCCGATACCgatatattataataacaagTTTTTCCTGTGCAGAAAttgtaaacaaataatttttttatttggttagtttttaacaaaaactcatttgtttgaattaaataaacaataattaagttattttataaaGCGAGTGTATTGAAAGCTGTGAAAATAATCATAAATCGACTTTAAatcagtcacttttttttttttgactgatgcaGTGGTaaccttaacattttatttaaatatttaacgttTTCCAAATGGTCTAAAGAACAGTTAATCATAATctgtttacaaatatatatattttgcaccgTAAATAACTCTGTGTgtatcaaatttaatttacaaGCATCATGTTAGTGATTTTTAGTCACGTAAGCTATACCTTCTgacctttaaatcaaaacatactCGTGAGTTTATGGCATAAGTTTGTTTTTCCCCTCATTTACATCTGTACTATTCatttattagccatttattagatTAGTAAAAAGTAGGGATGAACGATATATATCCGATATGCCGATACCgatacattttcttttgtttggaGACAACACCAAGTTTTTCCTGTGCAGAAAttctaaacaattttttttttttaaattttggtttgtttttaacaaaaactaatttgttagaattaaataaacaattaagacATTTTATAAAGAGTGTATTGAAACGCCTTGAAGGTTGAAAACACCTTTTAAAGATTTATCATTTGTTATAATAGTTTTGCGATGGTTTTTCTGGTGATGCATGTGattgtttgtgatgtttgtgtgtttcaggaggaagCGACGCTAAACTGCAGAAAGCAGCCAAACCTTTCACTGTTTTTGATGAGAATACACTGACGAATAAAACGTAACTCACTCCATTGCTTTTCTTCTGTTAGTTTTGCTTGTTCTTTCATTTTCCTCCtttctgttgttctttttttctatttttttctttcacccattctgttttgttcttttcctttctttttctctttcttgcttttatgaattatttttctttccttttttcattctttttctttctttctttgattctctctctatttatttctcttttttcctttccttttattatttttttcattttcttttctttcactcatttcattatcttttttcgtttgttctgtattttattcattcttgttttatctttctttcattcttttcattctctttcatttgttcgttttgttctgttttctggcttctgttcattttctttctttcaatctttctgttttctttctttgtttctgtttgtttctttctttctctccctctttttgTTCTTTCAATTCTGCTTATTCTTTCATCGTTTTTTCTTTTGAtcattctttttaaattattttaattcctttcagtcttttttcattttcttttctttcactagttttttcttttgtttgttttctattttatttattctcgttctttctttttcattctttttgttagtttttttgctttcatttgtttgttcattcattcttaTTCTGTCCAtttcctttctttcattctttgtttctatttttttctctctctgtctcttttgtACTTTCTCTTTTGCTCATACttacttttttcattatttttttctttctcttaatttctttccttttagtttttttcttttctttctttccttttgttCTCTGttattctctttctttttcttttctttcatgtttgttctctttccttctttccttcctctctttctctcggtCATGTTTGAGTTTAATCAGTTTAATTTCTGGTTTTCACTTGCAGCTCGTCGTCAGCGAACCGTATTTCTCTGAAGCTGCCCAGTTTGAGTCTGAAAGCGCCGAAGTCCAAAGCAGAGTGCATCCCTGACAAAGTGAGATCAGAGCTGGTCCAGTTTTGTGCTGAATGTGTCAGATTGTCTGATCGGGCAGTGATCATGCGTTCGTCTGTCAGCAGGACGCCTCCATCTCTCGCTCAGAGGAAGTCATCATCAAAGGTCACTGGAATAAGACTCTGTGCCGGAGTCCAGACGACACGTGTGAGTTCTCCCGCGCCGCTCAGCTGGCGTCCACTCCGTTCGGAGGAGTCCAGAGACCGGAAGCGTCCGAGTCCAGACTGACGGAGAACCTGAGCCGAACGGATCCAGACTCCACTGAAGAACCGAGTCCTTGTGCGAGCGCTGAGGAGAACAAGCTCAGGGTGCTCGGCTTCATGTACTGCCTGCAAACCTTCATACTGTCATGTTAttccatttgttttattatttacacatttatttcagttaattagtTAAATTTAGTT
Protein-coding regions in this window:
- the apobb.2 gene encoding apolipoprotein B-100 isoform X1; its protein translation is MGHNELRLLLFLSAVALSNAQDEGPSCLMAKRYKAFNKYDYFYQTESLNALNEAVNGPEASCKVEIAVPGTCSYILRTTECKLREATGVTADGNPVFGASAGTEDFKTAMEKHPLKFTVEGDDQIKLFPEEGELINILNIKRGIISALAVPVLEEDGNKEMPTIYGLCETDYVVKTREDIDTEVTLNRDLSKCDKFRPIKDHTSPLALITGLHHSLAQLMWSNQTCNYKFDNEQHHMTSGSCTEKHFLVPFSYKGRNGVTNTGKQALNLVGVAEYNDKVFEHNVANMKPLHLDRSVDMSPIQDKDAALAVLRELSSLSKTNDGRKRAHLAHKLIAMIRKMEAETLTAIVPEALEISRFLTYQVLLQCGTPECNSAIMQIFRTFDRSSVEIDAAVYGMGMIPQSSRVLVKEMLAMAKFKPTKPIYYALSQAVRRLYETDGVTNEIQAVADYALEQIDDCTGDQEHVFLSLRVIGNMVVALGAARPALHSAVIQCINHPIASPSVQHAAIQVYRQITVPEEGREVLMHAVLDRDASVQKRVAAYLILMKNPTPAELAQLAAAVHVEENHQAKSFIISHITNILSSTAPETLDLRWKVREAFQGNEIGMIMEPTKLSRYYRLGSLEGNMIFESPNELPRELMLEMTLNAFGFDMDFFEIGMEGKGFEPIVEALFGDDGFFPDTVMKTTLYATDNMPAQLIEVLDNMLPIMRNERKKRQAIQNIVNEIRDNVNKLLENLKAQDSPEAMVYLRLLGAELGYLNAKDGKMIHDLLKMIPTDFAKRLLSSVDNELFLHYIFMDNEFFLPTGAGFPLRVALSGTFTPGIKGGLSFSPGTKEFALTLSTGIEFVTEIGTHFPDYILSGLEMHTNIYHESGLGAKLSLTNNQLKLSIPVPREPTELISVTSSLVSVVGAMILPINATGEYINAEVCAPVFPGWKHCTVLKYPVDAVPFLPLNSDMRFSVTLYPSVEVTEYTATISYTHEDDSDKVTLRIKAEGTPFEATNTVMLKRKQHTVSSELLIAPLQLYSKVSAKLKHDEKLTLELKSDLKLPETTSVQTLILKLENEKIEAELKSHVNSEIQRIIPNINATETIVDSFIDGQIAQSEKQFRDILAKSAAYLGVPALPVFAIPERLFLNVEISAHYLFGHPYYTITLPLPLGGKSTRDLNFPTSISTPNLIIPHLDLEIEATSIILPEVSIPMSVLLSVPTLNMTEMSGKLSSNFYNLETALSVARDPSADLRYSAKFEVTGTSPVDLLSIKVEGSALVEPTSANSLMKNVKTVVRHKIFEATITAEEKVKLAEKLSVKSKSKLDVISHFGVQISVEHSGAFEVDNEEISGDGNLEGSFEAGSVNGSGVLTQSVSLLPSRQEAKIDSSLKVDSTLLQARNSFALAFANGGLIIQSNTTASDDHLTNTANITFKEFQLALNSHTKTQAFGLKIQNMVETRAGAEAVSAKIETSTDISEERIHSLIAGVFDINGLAIHSDASAKLMGHAAAHKANLNLNMDGLTTSGTTSLQSAFTMEELKQTFEINYKDLNVTARCKTIGNIMGTRIIQNTDIEMAGLSGRIKNHLRFDSMVLRVETNTYGTTIPFSFKFDGYANGDNDIYLYGHVNCDFNAKVLLEVEPQSFAHIHEFTISTLLDIDSVNIKSRFESMSDTLLIPSEQKTKVTVKAGVNNHAINQQINGYNTPARFGLEGSGTVQTNVLNTANTAYQDFRVSGSLKYDKSNDRHLISLPFIDGLLLVPDNIRITLASMGETLRNYINREGIASKIEILSQHVSDFVSNSNFESRAVQLKHTLITLFQDFALKLENLVDSRIDALVKLVRDLGNRFSEALELTENVVPKHISSSIVSITEKVKIFLSSITTRSYTKLNEIFHPAVALQIPPVSTALLMPSFGKLYGEVTFSSPVYNVRTSAAFKNASERHPLFTAFVHSKGTSQTHDILNYNLDSTAQISMLEMSPVTVSETLKLTHVYLSLDQQALSTLNGSSFNNASSSSFSLETLYKHQVKIPSRSLSGEVTLVQNAIAFQDGAEITLTVKNSGSSKFTLEDFSEEGTLKSDLHFNMGLSTAKLTFTGRTDSAHLQMKMKVNADAVALSHIEFNARVESESPFIENSLLVASGKACFSDLSIEIKAAHDTELVGPVSGVLSNTANIMTRPCTVDIHFQNKGNAKIKLYESLLTTVDLQNDYTFIFNPDLQEFSTVAVASFDHFNYSHNFTANNNEAEMGIYTVGNSVASFEFLNAAEMFVPTIFKIPAVKKLKLNHDQPIELNAEFIYQKSGFAFLLGNMVSKVSLKSSIVNISANTGIYPNDCLMHVSATTDSVFQELNSKLDGSTSLTTKSGLKLASSLSMENAHIESNHNSIVTLEDNLEAVLSVDTVAKIHTTGFTVNAAHQLSADTKVHPKAESNLTIKYTFNQPDSEVAGHGDAKNTLKLDATLSYFTFESVSQITSNSTSPDGVTMNGTLDNEANISVKGDGLKSSLKTTGNGCIGFTYSKLCFNIDDQLTVEGELDRMYSLLEINSNYTLIAGEDYDLAINHTAHGKTDLVPLSTIMAAVDIFLTQPSYTDFNVRYKDIFFSSDRFAFKIDSFSRWYNSSAVISVEHFNDLPGLPNLPDLPDLVVYECSYNLTSPSMLLEYQGGLHIIPVYHN